A section of the Lepus europaeus isolate LE1 chromosome 19, mLepTim1.pri, whole genome shotgun sequence genome encodes:
- the NQO1 gene encoding NAD(P)H dehydrogenase [quinone] 1: MAVRKALIVLAHAERTSFNYAMKEAAVEALKRTGWEVAESDLYAMNFNPVLSRKDITGKLKDPENFQYPAESTLAYKEGRLSPDIVAEQKKLQAADLVVFQFPLQWFGVPAILKGWYERVLIGEFAYTYASMYDKGPFRKKKALLSITTGGSGSMYSLQGIHGDMNIILWPIQSGILHFCGFQVLEPQLTYSIGHTPEDARVQILQRWKERLGSIWDEAPLYFPPSSLFDLNFQTGFLMKKEVQEEQKNKAVGLSVGHHLGKSIPTDNQIKASK; encoded by the exons ATGGCTG TCAGGAAAGCACTGATCGTCCTGGCCCACGCCGAGAGGACGTCCTTCAACTATGCCATGAAGGAGGCCGCCGTGGAGGCCTTGAAGAGGACAGGCTGGGAGGTGGCCGAGTCGGACCTGTACGCCATGAACTTCAACCCCGTCCTTTCCAGGAAGGACATCACAG GCAAGCTGAAGGACCCCGAGAACTTCCAGTACCCTGCCGAGTCCACTCTGGCTTATAAGGAAGGCCGGCTGAGCCCGGACATCGTGGCCGAGCAGAAGAAGCTGCAGGCCGCAGACCTGGTGGTATTTCAG TTCCCGCTGCAGTGGTTTGGAGTCCCTGCCATTCTGAAGGGCTGGTACGAGCGAGTGCTCATCGGGGAGTTCGCCTACACGTACGCCTCCATGTATGACAAGGGGCCCTTCCGG AAGAAGAAGGCTCTGCTTTCCATCACCACGGGAGGCAGCGGCTCCATGTACTCTCTCCAGGGTATCCACGGGGACATGAACATCATTCTCTGGCCAATTCAG AGCGGCATTCTGCATTTCTGTGGATTCCAAGTCCTGGAACCTCAGCTGACGTACAGCATCGGGCACACTCCAGAGGACGCCCGGGTCCAGATCCTGCAGCGGTGGAAGGAGCGCCTGGGGAGTATTTGGGATGAGGCTCCTCTGTATTTTCCTCCAAGCAGCCTTTTTGACCTAAACTTCCAGACAGGGTTCTTAATGAAAAAAGAGGTGCAAGAAGAGCAGAAAAACAAGGCAGTTGGCCTCTCTGTGGGCCATCACTTGGGCAAGTCCATCCCAACTGACAACCAGATCAAAGCCAGCAAATAA